Proteins encoded by one window of Kineosporia sp. NBRC 101731:
- the htpX gene encoding zinc metalloprotease HtpX, producing MGHSHFNGLKTAILLGGMSAGLMVVGMVMAGQTGLFIALAISLAISGYQYWNSGKMAIRSMRARPVSEAEQPAMYRIVRELSNEARQPMPALYVSPTQAPNAFATGRNPRHAAVCCTEGILQILDERELRGVLGHELMHVYNRDILTASIAGALASAVTFIANFAFFFGGSDDDERPNFIAMIAFSILGPLAAGIIQMAISRTREYDADEDGAKLTGDPLALASALRKLEMGTRQLPLPPERELVNASHMMIANPFRGGGVAKLFATHPPMADRIARLESMAGYRR from the coding sequence ATGGGCCATAGTCATTTCAACGGGCTGAAGACCGCGATTCTGCTGGGCGGGATGTCGGCCGGCCTGATGGTGGTCGGCATGGTGATGGCCGGGCAGACCGGTCTGTTCATCGCGCTGGCCATCTCACTGGCCATCAGCGGTTACCAATACTGGAACTCCGGCAAGATGGCGATCCGCTCGATGCGGGCGCGGCCGGTCAGCGAGGCCGAGCAACCGGCGATGTACCGCATCGTCCGGGAGCTCTCCAACGAGGCCCGCCAGCCGATGCCCGCGCTGTACGTGTCGCCGACGCAGGCGCCCAACGCCTTCGCCACCGGCCGCAACCCGCGGCACGCGGCGGTCTGCTGCACCGAGGGCATTCTCCAGATCCTCGACGAGCGGGAGCTGCGCGGTGTGCTCGGCCATGAGCTGATGCACGTCTACAACCGTGACATCCTCACCGCCTCGATCGCCGGTGCCCTGGCCAGCGCGGTCACGTTCATCGCCAACTTCGCCTTCTTCTTCGGCGGCAGTGACGACGACGAGCGGCCGAACTTCATCGCCATGATCGCCTTCTCGATCCTCGGCCCCCTGGCGGCCGGCATCATCCAGATGGCGATCAGCCGCACCCGTGAGTACGACGCGGACGAAGACGGCGCCAAGCTCACCGGCGACCCGCTGGCGCTGGCCTCGGCCCTGCGCAAGCTGGAGATGGGAACCCGGCAGCTGCCGCTCCCGCCCGAGCGCGAACTGGTCAACGCCAGCCACATGATGATCGCCAACCCGTTCCGCGGGGGCGGTGTGGCCAAGCTCTTCGCCACCCACCCGCCGATGGCCGACCGCATCGCCCGTCTGGAGTCGATGGCCGGTTACCGGCGCTGA